The bacterium genomic sequence CTTGCGGCGTGAGCGATCAATTTCCAGGACCCTCAATCTGAGCGCTTCTCCAATGTATCGGTCCAGATCCCTTATGGGCCGTCTCTCTATATGAGAGGCCGGCACAAAACCTCTGAAACCGAGATCGACCAGCAGCCCACCTCTTACCTTTTCTACGACGGTGGCTTTAATCACCGCCTGGTCATCATAGGCCTTTTGAACCTTGAGCCAGGTTTGCTCGAGATCGGCCCTCTTTTTAGAGAGAAGAAGATTACCCTCCTTATCATCCGCCTGGATAACAAAGACATCAATCCGGTCACCCACCTTGATAACCTCATCAGGAGAAGAGAACTCCTTATGGCTTAATTCTGCCCGAGGAATAATACCTTCTGATTTCCGCCCTACATCAACCAACACACTATCTGCATCTATCCGAACTACTGTTCCGGAAAGGATCTGTCCTTTGGTTAAGCTTTTGATGGTTTCTTCATAAACGCTCCAGTCGTGCTTTTCCTCTGGCGCTTCTTCTACGACAGGTTTAGCGACCTCTTCTTCCAGCTCTACCTTTGGTAATACTTCTTCCTCAATCCCTGTCAATTCTTGACCGGCCATCTCATCCAATAACCTGACCGGCAGGCCCTCTTCTACTATTTTTTCCTTTTCTCGTTGCTGATACTGAACTTCGCTTAGTTCTTGACCTAAAAACTCATCCTCATTAAGTAATCCTTTTAAATTATTCATTCTAACTAACACCCCTGTTTAATGTTCAATTATCAATTAATAATTAGGCGATGTTCATCATTTCGGCTATTTATCGAATTGCGAATCTCGAATTGCGAATCGCAAATCTATTTTTTAATTCGCAATTCGCAATCCGCGATTCGCGATTAATCCGTAAATGGCCGAAACAATGAACAAGGCCAATAATTAATAATTGTTAATTGTTAATTTAGCGGATTTGACCGTATTGGCCAAAAGCATAGTGATGGTCATTGGTCCCACACCACCTGGAACCGGAGTAATGGCTCCGGCGATTTTACTTACTTCATCAAAATCAACATCACCTACCAATCCCTCAGGAGTCCGATTAATCCCTACATCGATAACGGCCGCTCCAGGTTTAACCATATCAGACGTGACAAATTTGGGCCGGCCAATAGCCGCTATTACCACATCAGCCTCCCTAACCACCGCCGGCAGATCCTTCGTTCGTGAATGACAGATAGTCACGGTGGCATTCTTGGACAAAAGCAGTAGGGCAACCGGTTTGCCGACAATATTACTTCTCCCGATTACTACTGCCTTAGCTCCTTTTAGTTCGATATTACTCCGGTCAAGAAGCTCAATGATCCCTGCCGGCGTACAGGGAAGGAAGAGCTTTTGAGTTTTCATATCCTCAAAATCTTTCACCGTTACCATCCGGCCGATATTGACAGGATGGAATCCATCAACATCCTTAGCCGGAGAGATGGCATTCAAAACCCGGGATTCATCTATTTGCCCGGGAAGCGGCAACTGGGTCAAAATACCGTGGATCTTCGGATCATTATTTAGGTCTTCGATCAGTTCCAGTAATTCTTCCCCAGAGGTATTTTCAGGTAAGGTATGCTGTTTGGAATAAATACCCACCTTCTCACAGGCCGTAGTCTTATTCCGAACGTATACCTGAGAAGCCGGGTTCTCCCCCACTAATATAGTGGCCAGCCCGGGTCTAATTCCGGATTGAGTCAGTTCAGCTATCTCTTGAGTTAGCTCCTGTTGAATCTGCTGGGAGATAGCTTTGCCATCAATGATCTTAGCTGACATCTATTCACCTCCTTTCGATTTCGGATTTCGAATTTTTTCCCCCAGCCGCCACCAGTTCCTTCGCGTGCCCCCAAATAGAATGTAACTATTCAGGCAGATAGGCTGAAGACTGAAGGCTGAATAGTTACGTTTTATTTTGGTTACCCTCAATTCATTCCGCAATCTACATTCCACCATCAAAGAATATTTCCCAGCACCTCCTCCATCGTCTCAACTGCCTTACTCTGGGCAGGAAGTAAGCGCATTGGCCTTCCCGTCAAATCATAATCGAAGATCATTTCATCCTGGGGGATAAGCCCGGCGATCTCCACCCCTTGTTTCTCTACCCG encodes the following:
- the folD gene encoding bifunctional methylenetetrahydrofolate dehydrogenase/methenyltetrahydrofolate cyclohydrolase FolD — its product is MSAKIIDGKAISQQIQQELTQEIAELTQSGIRPGLATILVGENPASQVYVRNKTTACEKVGIYSKQHTLPENTSGEELLELIEDLNNDPKIHGILTQLPLPGQIDESRVLNAISPAKDVDGFHPVNIGRMVTVKDFEDMKTQKLFLPCTPAGIIELLDRSNIELKGAKAVVIGRSNIVGKPVALLLLSKNATVTICHSRTKDLPAVVREADVVIAAIGRPKFVTSDMVKPGAAVIDVGINRTPEGLVGDVDFDEVSKIAGAITPVPGGVGPMTITMLLANTVKSAKLTINNY